In one window of Dyella thiooxydans DNA:
- a CDS encoding GGDEF domain-containing protein, with product MDPASGHDRGCSLLDQVTGGAGLRAVFQPIVRLDTLAVVAHEGLSRPTEAASGLSVLDMLDLARAKGRLGEFELLAARTVCAAFAAQGGHGRLLVNLSAQAILHGGLQPDQVIAALGGAGLAMDRITVEITERDIVEDPAELAHALGYLRARGARIALDDFGNGHSNFEMWNELHPEAVKIDRYLVNGLARSAEKLAIVRALCSVAETLGAELVGEGVEQPEDLRMLRELGITYAQGYLLGSPLPHLVGEVCAEAREAIRSQSVPVPPRPRGPVTQRPLQAGHMVIAAPHVDASQLNDDVVALFARHESLHAVAVTEHDRPVGLINRRVFAERMAQPFARELFGRKPCTVFMHAEPLLCDEQQSLDSLTDVLRGEDQRYLTDGFIVTREGRYLGLGTGESLVRRVTEQRIEAARYANPLTFLPGNIPVTEHIERLMREQRPFVAAYVDLNDFKPFNDQYGYFRGDEMIRLLAAILTARIDARHDFVGHIGGDDFMVLFQSGDWEARCADIIAEFNERARVLFDEDDLARGGIEGEDRRGARQFFALTTVSIGAVQVPAQAPRRPELIATLAARAKRHAKRGRLGFHRLAATPGELLEPAA from the coding sequence ATGGACCCGGCATCCGGTCATGATCGCGGTTGCTCGCTGCTGGACCAGGTCACCGGCGGTGCCGGTCTGCGCGCGGTGTTCCAGCCGATCGTGCGGCTGGACACGCTGGCGGTGGTCGCGCACGAGGGATTGAGCCGTCCGACCGAGGCGGCCAGCGGCCTCAGTGTGCTGGACATGCTTGACCTGGCCCGCGCCAAGGGGCGGCTGGGCGAGTTCGAGCTGCTGGCCGCGCGCACCGTGTGCGCTGCGTTCGCGGCGCAGGGCGGGCATGGCCGGCTGCTGGTGAACCTGAGCGCGCAGGCGATCCTGCACGGCGGCCTGCAGCCGGACCAGGTAATCGCGGCGCTGGGTGGTGCCGGCCTGGCGATGGACCGCATCACGGTGGAGATCACCGAACGCGACATCGTCGAGGACCCGGCCGAGCTGGCCCACGCGCTGGGCTACCTGCGCGCACGCGGCGCGCGCATCGCGCTGGACGATTTCGGCAACGGCCACTCCAACTTCGAGATGTGGAACGAGCTGCATCCGGAGGCGGTGAAGATCGATCGCTACCTGGTCAACGGGCTGGCGCGCAGCGCGGAGAAACTCGCCATCGTGCGCGCGCTGTGCAGTGTGGCCGAGACGCTCGGCGCCGAGTTGGTCGGCGAGGGCGTGGAACAACCCGAAGACCTGCGCATGCTGCGCGAGCTGGGTATCACCTACGCGCAGGGCTATCTGCTGGGTTCGCCGTTGCCGCACCTGGTGGGCGAGGTGTGCGCGGAGGCGCGCGAGGCGATCCGCAGCCAGTCCGTGCCGGTGCCGCCGCGACCGCGCGGGCCGGTGACGCAGCGGCCGCTGCAGGCCGGGCACATGGTGATCGCCGCGCCCCACGTCGACGCGAGCCAGCTCAACGACGACGTGGTGGCGCTGTTCGCGCGGCACGAGTCGCTGCATGCGGTGGCGGTGACCGAGCACGATCGCCCGGTCGGCCTGATCAACCGCCGCGTGTTCGCCGAGCGCATGGCGCAGCCGTTTGCGCGCGAACTGTTCGGGCGCAAGCCGTGCACCGTGTTCATGCACGCCGAGCCGCTGCTGTGCGACGAGCAGCAGTCGCTGGACAGCCTCACCGACGTGCTGCGCGGCGAGGACCAGCGCTACCTCACCGACGGTTTCATCGTCACCCGCGAGGGGCGCTACCTCGGCCTGGGCACCGGCGAGTCGCTGGTGCGGCGGGTCACCGAGCAGCGCATCGAGGCGGCGCGCTACGCCAACCCGCTGACCTTCCTGCCCGGGAACATCCCGGTCACCGAGCACATCGAGCGGCTGATGCGCGAGCAGCGGCCGTTCGTCGCCGCCTATGTCGATCTCAACGACTTCAAGCCGTTCAACGACCAGTACGGCTACTTCCGCGGCGACGAGATGATCCGCCTGCTGGCGGCGATCCTCACCGCGCGCATCGACGCCCGCCACGACTTCGTTGGCCACATCGGCGGCGACGATTTCATGGTGCTGTTCCAGAGCGGGGACTGGGAGGCGCGGTGCGCGGACATCATCGCCGAGTTCAACGAACGCGCCCGCGTGCTGTTCGACGAGGACGACCTCGCCCGGGGTGGCATCGAGGGCGAGGATCGCCGCGGCGCGCGTCAGTTCTTCGCGCTCACCACGGTGTCGATCGGCGCGGTGCAGGTACCGGCGCAGGCGCCGCGCCGGCCGGAACTGATCGCGACCCTCGCCGCCCGCGCCAAACGGCATGCCAAGCGCGGGCGGCTCGGTTTCCACCGGCTCGCCGCCACGCCTGGCGAACTGCTCGAACCGGCGGCCTGA
- a CDS encoding PadR family transcriptional regulator has translation MVKLTDNPLPKLELELRRGALVLAVLSQLRERQYGYSLRQALAVRGMPIEEGTLYPLLRRLEAQGLLASEWRIEDGPPRRYYRLNDAGEHLLAELTASWNALAGTMAGLLEGGTT, from the coding sequence ATGGTCAAGCTGACGGACAACCCGCTGCCCAAGCTGGAGCTCGAGTTGCGCCGGGGCGCGCTGGTGCTGGCCGTGCTCTCGCAGCTGCGCGAGAGGCAGTACGGCTATTCGCTGCGCCAGGCGCTGGCCGTGCGCGGCATGCCGATCGAGGAGGGGACGCTGTATCCGCTGCTGCGACGGCTGGAGGCGCAGGGCCTGCTCGCCTCCGAATGGCGCATCGAGGATGGCCCACCGCGCCGCTATTACCGGCTCAACGACGCCGGCGAGCACCTGCTCGCCGAACTGACGGCTTCATGGAATGCCCTGGCGGGAACCATGGCCGGACTGCTGGAGGGAGGGACGACATGA
- a CDS encoding CHAD domain-containing protein, protein MQRDKHRSDRRQGGAIDIRLEAPGPLLATAADRECRRIVRALADTRHRHHGIHRARKAIRTLRAQLGLLKPALDRPGRERLRRIDARLKRLCRSLSPLRDAHVAAVTASTLRGTVTPAARSVLEAALVARRDETLEDALRQDPGFRDRRETTGAIRAEVAALPWHALGERAARRALRRSRKRVERAERKARRLPTSPMRHRWRRRLRRLRLQLEAFHAALPTGPDAVPTHAAGHHALKQQTDRLGHLQDVQLMCRLARRIAPVRDDPVLRTVLAAAMREARAGFAADDRG, encoded by the coding sequence ATGCAGCGAGACAAGCACCGCAGCGATCGCAGGCAAGGGGGCGCCATCGACATCCGGCTCGAGGCGCCGGGCCCGCTACTCGCGACCGCCGCCGATCGCGAGTGTCGCCGTATCGTCCGCGCCCTGGCCGACACGCGCCACCGCCATCACGGCATCCATCGGGCACGCAAGGCGATCCGTACGCTGCGCGCCCAGCTGGGCCTGCTGAAGCCAGCACTCGACCGGCCCGGTCGCGAGCGCCTGCGCCGGATCGATGCGCGGCTGAAGCGGCTGTGCCGAAGCCTTTCGCCGCTGCGCGATGCGCATGTGGCCGCCGTCACGGCCAGCACGCTGCGCGGAACGGTGACACCGGCCGCTCGGTCGGTGCTCGAGGCGGCACTGGTCGCCCGGCGCGATGAAACCCTGGAGGACGCGTTGCGCCAGGACCCCGGCTTCCGCGACCGGCGCGAGACCACGGGAGCGATCCGCGCCGAGGTCGCCGCCCTGCCCTGGCACGCGCTGGGGGAACGTGCCGCCAGGCGCGCACTCCGACGTAGCCGCAAGCGTGTCGAGCGTGCGGAGCGCAAGGCCCGCCGCTTGCCCACGTCGCCGATGCGACACCGCTGGAGACGACGCCTGCGTCGGCTGCGCCTGCAGCTGGAAGCGTTCCATGCAGCGCTGCCCACCGGGCCCGACGCCGTGCCGACGCACGCTGCCGGACATCACGCACTGAAGCAGCAGACCGACCGTCTCGGCCACCTGCAGGACGTGCAGCTGATGTGCCGGCTGGCACGGCGGATCGCACCGGTGCGCGACGATCCGGTGCTGCGCACCGTCCTGGCCGCGGCCATGCGCGAGGCGCGCGCCGGCTTCGCCGCCGATGACCGCGGATGA
- a CDS encoding putative bifunctional diguanylate cyclase/phosphodiesterase — MRNSMETLAELQRQPRLLAKRYFLLGLAWVAISDSIAMTLPPGEWADVYFASKGLLFVVLSAVLIYGLQRRAVDRFLQSRSRLDRLERSYSRLVDNLPLPCFVVHPQHGHILEANRAANDTYGMQAPAGRIRRLADLDAAPRLALPDAPGEQLARHRRADGSDAEVRLLSTRLRREEGDVDLVVCLDITAQLHEQELQRLRAGIDPLTGLPTRGVLHERIGRSIRTAPDGHRMAVLFIDLDHFKLINDVQGHPAGDRHLRDIAMRIGAFADHHVSVGRFGGDEFIVVMTGLDDDDAPVRLARDIRAAVAEAVCTDDFGVAGTCSIGIAWWPEHGADADTLLSAGDAALAHAKQSGRDRIVAFDPSMRRAATRYVSLVQGLRQALAAGRIRFRYQPQYCLSTGEVVGVEALSTWHEPDGSEVKASEFIPVAERSGQIVELGLLALRESLAQLGAWSRDGVYRGPIAVNVSPVQLRQHGFVDQVHASIIASGLRMDRVELEITETVALHLDDELRTSLIRLAAMGVTIAIDDFGRGYSSLSHFKRLPIGKVKIDASFVRNVDRLTDSQAIVSSMLQMAASLGIGTVAEGVERIEEARWLRDHGCDAVQGYLLGRPAAADRLDLERSRTLDPPA; from the coding sequence ATGCGAAACAGCATGGAGACGCTGGCCGAGCTGCAGCGGCAGCCGAGGTTGCTCGCTAAACGCTACTTCCTGCTCGGCCTGGCCTGGGTCGCGATCTCCGACTCCATCGCCATGACCCTGCCACCGGGAGAGTGGGCAGACGTCTATTTCGCCTCCAAGGGCCTGCTGTTCGTGGTGCTGTCGGCGGTGCTCATCTATGGGCTGCAGCGCCGCGCCGTCGACCGCTTCCTGCAGAGTCGATCCCGACTGGATCGCCTCGAGCGCAGCTACTCCCGGCTGGTCGACAACCTGCCGTTGCCGTGTTTCGTGGTCCACCCACAACACGGCCACATCCTGGAGGCGAACCGGGCGGCCAACGACACCTACGGCATGCAGGCGCCGGCCGGGCGCATCCGCCGGCTGGCGGACCTGGATGCCGCTCCGCGCCTCGCGCTACCGGACGCGCCCGGCGAGCAACTGGCCCGGCACCGGCGCGCCGACGGCAGCGATGCCGAAGTGCGCCTGCTGAGCACGCGCCTGCGTCGCGAGGAAGGCGACGTGGATCTGGTGGTCTGCCTGGACATCACCGCGCAGCTCCACGAACAGGAGCTGCAGCGCCTGCGCGCCGGCATCGATCCGCTGACCGGCCTGCCGACCCGCGGCGTGCTGCACGAGCGGATCGGCCGGTCCATCCGCACGGCGCCGGACGGCCACCGGATGGCCGTGCTGTTCATCGACCTGGATCACTTCAAGCTGATCAACGACGTCCAGGGCCATCCCGCCGGCGATCGCCACCTGCGCGACATCGCCATGCGGATCGGCGCATTCGCGGACCACCACGTGAGCGTGGGTCGCTTCGGGGGCGATGAGTTCATCGTGGTGATGACCGGCCTCGACGACGACGATGCACCGGTCAGGCTGGCACGCGACATCCGCGCCGCGGTCGCCGAAGCCGTCTGCACCGACGACTTCGGCGTCGCCGGCACGTGCAGCATCGGCATCGCATGGTGGCCCGAGCACGGAGCGGATGCCGACACCCTGCTCAGTGCGGGGGATGCCGCGCTCGCCCATGCAAAGCAGAGCGGACGCGACCGGATCGTCGCCTTCGATCCGAGCATGCGGCGTGCGGCGACCCGCTACGTATCGCTGGTACAGGGGCTGCGCCAGGCCCTGGCGGCGGGCCGCATACGTTTCCGCTACCAGCCCCAGTACTGCCTCTCGACCGGGGAGGTGGTCGGCGTCGAGGCACTGAGCACCTGGCACGAGCCCGATGGCTCGGAGGTCAAGGCCAGCGAGTTCATCCCGGTCGCCGAACGCAGCGGCCAGATCGTCGAGCTCGGCCTGCTCGCCCTGCGCGAGTCGCTGGCGCAGCTGGGGGCGTGGAGCCGCGACGGGGTCTACCGCGGCCCGATCGCGGTCAACGTCTCGCCGGTGCAGCTGCGTCAGCACGGCTTCGTCGACCAGGTCCACGCCTCGATCATCGCCTCGGGGCTGCGGATGGACCGGGTGGAACTGGAGATCACCGAGACGGTGGCGCTGCATCTGGACGATGAGCTCCGCACCAGCCTGATCCGACTGGCCGCCATGGGCGTCACCATCGCGATCGACGATTTCGGTCGCGGCTACTCCAGCCTCTCGCACTTCAAGCGCCTGCCGATCGGCAAGGTGAAGATCGACGCCTCGTTCGTACGCAACGTGGACCGGCTGACGGACAGCCAGGCGATCGTCAGCTCGATGCTGCAGATGGCCGCCTCGCTGGGCATCGGCACGGTCGCCGAGGGGGTCGAGCGGATCGAGGAAGCACGCTGGCTGCGCGACCATGGCTGCGACGCGGTGCAGGGGTATCTGCTCGGCCGTCCGGCCGCGGCCGACCGGCTCGACCTGGAGCGCAGCAGGACGCTCGACCCACCCGCCTGA
- a CDS encoding methyl-accepting chemotaxis protein — MQLPQWTIKVRLIVTLGILSALLAAVGIMGMVDLSGSNVALRDMHANKLVPAMALAQALDLLGSERTSVHRAIGSRDPAHAASAEQALQADAGDLKQFLGTFHQASLSPQEATIGQHLDADRSAFQQEMNSAVSDLAAKHYDQATQTMDGPAEKDYGALRHDIGALFNLQEKIASASFATDEARESRAAETTIGAIALGLLLAGAIGFQLVRSISRSLAEAVRVADNIAGGKLNNRVERISGDEVGKLLLSLSRMDAKLAEVVADVRAGSESVSTAARQIAQGNDDLSQRTQEQASSLEETASSMEEMTATVRQNADNAVHANHLARGAREQAEHGGSVVQRTVEAMEQISASSQKIADIVGLIDEIAFQTNLLALNAAVEAARAGDQGRGFAVVASEVRNLAQRSAAAAREIKGLIGDSSERVRLGAELVDESGRALAGIVDSVKKVTDIVSEIAAASSEQSAGIEQVNLAVTQMDEVTQQNAALVEEAASASRAMEEQAMSLRRQVAYFRIDEEAPPTGAEAAKSPRPVASRMSNAPVAVAAAGGWNEF, encoded by the coding sequence ATGCAACTCCCGCAGTGGACGATCAAGGTCAGGTTGATAGTTACGCTAGGCATACTTTCGGCACTGTTGGCCGCGGTCGGCATCATGGGCATGGTGGACCTGTCCGGCAGCAACGTCGCCCTGCGCGACATGCATGCCAACAAGCTGGTCCCCGCGATGGCGCTGGCCCAGGCGCTGGACCTGCTGGGCAGCGAACGAACCTCGGTGCATCGCGCGATCGGTTCGCGCGATCCCGCCCACGCAGCGTCCGCCGAGCAGGCGCTGCAGGCGGACGCCGGCGACCTGAAGCAGTTCCTCGGCACCTTCCACCAGGCCAGCCTCTCGCCGCAGGAAGCCACCATCGGCCAGCACCTGGACGCGGACCGCAGCGCGTTCCAGCAAGAGATGAACTCGGCGGTCTCCGATCTGGCCGCCAAGCACTACGACCAGGCCACCCAGACCATGGACGGGCCGGCTGAAAAAGACTACGGCGCCCTGCGCCACGACATCGGCGCCCTGTTCAACCTGCAGGAAAAGATCGCCTCGGCCTCCTTCGCCACCGACGAGGCGCGTGAGTCGCGTGCGGCGGAGACCACCATCGGCGCCATCGCACTCGGCCTGCTGCTCGCCGGCGCGATCGGCTTCCAGCTGGTGCGCTCGATCTCCCGTTCGCTCGCCGAAGCGGTGCGCGTGGCGGACAACATCGCTGGCGGCAAGCTCAACAACCGGGTGGAACGGATCTCCGGCGACGAAGTCGGCAAGCTGCTGCTGTCGCTATCGCGGATGGACGCGAAGCTGGCCGAAGTGGTGGCGGATGTCCGCGCCGGCTCCGAGTCGGTGAGTACCGCGGCCCGCCAGATTGCCCAGGGCAACGACGACCTCAGCCAGCGCACCCAGGAGCAGGCGTCGAGCCTGGAGGAAACCGCCTCCTCGATGGAGGAGATGACCGCCACCGTGCGGCAGAACGCCGACAACGCCGTGCACGCCAATCATCTGGCCCGCGGTGCACGCGAGCAGGCCGAGCACGGCGGCAGCGTCGTGCAGCGTACTGTCGAGGCGATGGAGCAGATCTCCGCCTCTAGCCAGAAGATCGCCGACATCGTCGGCCTGATCGACGAGATCGCGTTCCAGACCAACCTGCTCGCGCTCAACGCCGCCGTCGAGGCCGCCCGCGCCGGCGACCAGGGCCGCGGTTTCGCCGTGGTCGCATCCGAAGTGCGCAACCTGGCGCAGCGCAGCGCCGCGGCCGCCCGGGAGATCAAGGGCCTGATCGGCGACAGCTCGGAGCGCGTCCGACTGGGTGCCGAACTGGTCGACGAATCGGGACGCGCGCTGGCGGGCATCGTCGACAGCGTGAAGAAGGTCACCGATATCGTTTCGGAGATCGCAGCGGCCAGCTCGGAACAGTCCGCCGGCATCGAGCAGGTGAATCTCGCCGTGACCCAGATGGACGAGGTCACCCAGCAGAACGCGGCGCTCGTCGAGGAAGCGGCCTCGGCCAGCCGGGCGATGGAAGAGCAGGCCATGAGCCTGCGCCGCCAGGTCGCCTACTTCCGGATCGACGAAGAGGCACCCCCCACTGGCGCAGAGGCAGCCAAGTCACCGCGCCCGGTCGCATCCAGGATGTCCAACGCCCCGGTCGCCGTCGCGGCGGCGGGAGGCTGGAACGAGTTCTGA
- a CDS encoding helix-turn-helix domain-containing protein, translating into MTRTIHKDHYHLLLSFMQQVREEVGITQAQLAQRLRTTQSYVSKCERGERRIDIMEFVAYCEALDVDAGVVLDAFLDYRNYHFLDAEHMATAIAALMRKSKRRQRMRVPG; encoded by the coding sequence ATGACGCGAACCATCCACAAGGACCACTACCACCTGCTCCTCAGCTTCATGCAGCAGGTCAGGGAGGAGGTGGGCATCACCCAGGCGCAGCTGGCGCAGCGCCTCCGCACAACCCAGTCTTACGTGTCCAAGTGCGAGCGCGGCGAGCGCCGAATCGACATCATGGAATTCGTAGCCTATTGCGAGGCGCTCGATGTCGATGCGGGTGTCGTCCTGGATGCCTTTCTCGATTACCGCAATTACCATTTTCTCGATGCCGAGCATATGGCGACGGCGATCGCGGCCCTCATGCGGAAAAGCAAACGACGCCAACGGATGCGCGTACCGGGTTGA
- a CDS encoding putative bifunctional diguanylate cyclase/phosphodiesterase — translation MVNDTPPRRTPSPLSGIARRLTGLRNIGRSLRDRVLILTVLAALPGLLVAVADGLNLSRVQESNARQALYQTLSHSKSDYADAVDDLLSDTDILVRSSTEDGTRCPSMLPIMAKLHPDYAIVAIMAPTGATVCSTHASTAAAGWLDAMHVTIDRLTLGQSNSQSTLVAAHHGYPMMLVSARRTGSAAAPGSIAVIATPYSPLERLGPSRDGAQISIDLRDPAGHLIHVRNRGTGYSNAAPTTDDVSPGADDLSLQSDNKSIRATLRLIHHGLPSVLRIELPKSIVYSDAYVSRQHNTAWLACALAALLMVGAMVGRQMIAVPAGAIMRTITRLSNGDLAARTGLRTKRDELTQVASALDKMADTLEQEDIRRTRSLDLLRQTNRLHEMLGVIGAATGARDDDGAFFEDICRLAVEIGGIRAAGIFELREAGDHPLVTLASHPAPPTDAGQSNHLLPTANRAAHSWHVETVHAAGERGTGATVAIPLGHAQDGRKRIIACAFDDARLLEETTYRLLGQIAQDVQLGARIIQTESALQHARSHDASTGLPNETHFYDRVHRALRDPKRKDAAVGVCLLDAGIESAAAGKSLVSAKTHVIQLAERIASRLGQAIDMALLPGPSLGVLVTPGLDHASTRDWLDALAKAAVSHDDKATVDPGPPLRMGVAFWPEGGDTPQSLLESAQIALRAATGREGAITYYSKQLGDVARELREIERAMPGALADGAMQLHYQPIVDLATSQIAGFEALLRWSDIRLGYIAPSKFIPIAERSGLISAIGRKVLRDACTQASHWAREASSDLFITVNVSPVQLTDRDFVRNVRDTCGKAEAEPQAVKIAFEITENDLIADIAHGARVLQDLKEAGIDILIDDFGSGYSSLSYLHRLPIDALKIDKSITRDLSISDRARAVCSGIVAIAKNLQVRTIIEGIETAEQVALAKALGCDLAQGFLFGKASDPASAWARVGRPLV, via the coding sequence ATGGTCAATGACACGCCGCCGCGCCGCACTCCCTCGCCCCTGTCGGGGATCGCTCGGCGACTGACGGGCTTGCGCAATATCGGCCGGAGTCTCCGTGACCGCGTGCTCATACTGACCGTACTCGCCGCACTCCCGGGCCTGCTGGTGGCGGTGGCAGACGGACTCAACCTGAGCCGGGTGCAGGAGTCCAATGCCCGACAGGCGCTCTATCAAACGCTCAGCCACAGCAAGAGCGATTACGCCGATGCTGTGGATGACCTGCTGTCCGACACCGATATCCTGGTGCGAAGCAGCACCGAGGACGGAACACGGTGCCCGTCCATGCTGCCAATCATGGCCAAGCTGCACCCGGACTACGCGATCGTCGCCATCATGGCGCCTACCGGCGCGACTGTTTGTTCGACCCACGCGAGCACGGCTGCGGCTGGCTGGCTCGACGCCATGCATGTGACGATCGATCGGCTGACCCTCGGCCAGAGCAACTCACAGAGCACCCTGGTGGCAGCACACCACGGTTACCCGATGATGCTCGTGTCGGCTCGACGGACCGGGAGCGCCGCAGCCCCCGGCTCGATTGCCGTCATTGCCACGCCTTACTCCCCGCTCGAGCGCCTCGGTCCCTCCCGCGATGGCGCACAGATCAGCATAGACCTGCGCGATCCCGCCGGGCACCTGATCCACGTCAGGAACAGGGGAACCGGTTACAGCAATGCGGCACCGACAACCGACGACGTTTCGCCGGGAGCTGACGACCTGTCGCTGCAGAGCGACAATAAAAGCATCCGGGCCACTCTTCGACTGATCCATCACGGGCTGCCAAGCGTGCTACGCATCGAGCTGCCCAAGTCCATCGTTTACTCCGACGCCTACGTGTCGCGCCAGCACAACACGGCGTGGCTCGCCTGCGCCCTGGCGGCGCTGCTCATGGTGGGTGCCATGGTCGGCCGGCAGATGATCGCCGTGCCAGCCGGGGCGATCATGCGCACCATCACCCGCCTTTCCAACGGGGACCTTGCCGCGCGCACCGGCCTTCGCACCAAGCGTGACGAACTTACGCAGGTCGCCTCCGCGCTGGACAAGATGGCCGACACGCTGGAGCAGGAGGACATCCGCCGCACTCGATCTCTGGACCTGCTCCGGCAAACCAACCGTCTTCACGAGATGCTCGGTGTGATCGGTGCCGCGACCGGTGCCCGGGACGATGACGGCGCATTCTTCGAGGATATCTGCCGGCTTGCCGTGGAGATCGGCGGCATACGCGCCGCCGGCATCTTCGAGTTGAGGGAGGCGGGCGACCATCCTCTGGTCACACTCGCCTCCCACCCCGCCCCCCCAACCGACGCCGGCCAATCGAACCACCTGCTGCCAACCGCCAATCGTGCCGCGCACTCTTGGCACGTCGAAACGGTGCATGCGGCCGGCGAACGCGGCACGGGGGCGACGGTGGCGATTCCGCTGGGCCATGCCCAGGACGGTCGCAAGCGCATCATCGCGTGCGCATTCGACGACGCCCGGCTGCTCGAGGAAACCACCTATCGCCTGCTTGGCCAGATCGCACAGGACGTACAGCTGGGCGCGCGCATCATCCAGACCGAATCGGCGCTGCAACACGCGCGCAGCCATGATGCGAGCACCGGTCTGCCCAATGAAACCCATTTCTACGACAGGGTACACAGGGCCTTGCGCGACCCGAAGCGCAAAGACGCCGCCGTCGGCGTGTGCCTTCTGGACGCCGGTATCGAGAGCGCCGCGGCGGGTAAGAGCCTGGTCTCCGCCAAGACCCACGTCATCCAGTTAGCCGAGCGCATTGCATCGCGGCTCGGCCAAGCAATCGACATGGCGCTCCTCCCCGGTCCGTCATTGGGAGTTCTCGTCACCCCCGGACTGGACCACGCTTCCACTCGGGACTGGCTGGACGCTTTGGCCAAAGCAGCCGTGTCCCACGACGACAAGGCGACCGTTGATCCTGGCCCACCCTTGCGCATGGGGGTCGCGTTCTGGCCGGAAGGCGGCGACACGCCGCAATCCCTGCTTGAATCGGCGCAAATCGCGCTGCGAGCTGCCACCGGCCGGGAGGGTGCCATCACCTACTACAGCAAACAGTTGGGGGACGTTGCGCGCGAACTCAGGGAGATCGAGCGGGCAATGCCGGGCGCACTTGCCGACGGTGCAATGCAGTTGCACTACCAACCGATCGTCGACCTCGCAACATCGCAGATCGCAGGATTCGAGGCCCTACTGCGCTGGAGCGACATCCGGCTGGGTTACATCGCGCCATCGAAGTTCATTCCGATCGCGGAACGCTCGGGCCTGATCTCCGCGATCGGCAGGAAAGTCCTGCGCGATGCATGCACACAGGCCTCGCACTGGGCCCGCGAAGCGAGCAGCGACCTGTTCATTACCGTGAACGTCTCGCCGGTCCAGCTGACTGATCGGGATTTCGTCAGAAACGTGCGGGACACTTGCGGTAAAGCTGAAGCAGAGCCGCAGGCGGTCAAGATTGCCTTCGAGATCACCGAGAACGACCTGATCGCCGATATCGCTCACGGCGCTCGAGTCCTGCAGGATCTGAAAGAGGCCGGGATCGATATCCTCATCGACGATTTCGGCAGCGGCTATTCCTCGCTCAGCTACCTGCATCGTCTACCCATAGACGCACTGAAGATCGACAAGTCGATAACCCGCGACTTGTCCATCAGCGACCGCGCGCGCGCCGTATGCAGCGGGATCGTGGCCATCGCCAAGAACCTGCAGGTCCGTACCATTATCGAAGGCATCGAAACGGCCGAGCAGGTGGCCCTGGCCAAGGCCCTGGGTTGCGATTTGGCCCAGGGCTTCCTGTTCGGCAAGGCCTCGGACCCGGCGTCAGCCTGGGCACGGGTGGGCAGGCCCCTGGTTTGA
- a CDS encoding GGDEF domain-containing protein, protein MTAHSVSRTGKECTAFDAAAPASPKDRLADIETLITRHRHAICGLLSAALGIVSIAEPVTVHIRQNDAWLTAAISLAVACFANAALTLGRNARLATHLLVAMVAGFVVLQVDMRTGMAWAFIVPPLILFMHPPRRGFAYVVGVAGVLLIACFSLHDARDLQRADNIDFICSFAVVTTVSTLFSRDLLATTAAVTAIAFRDPLTGLLQRDIFESLAKAQMKRAAFGEAALCVAIIDIDNMKRINDEWGHAAGDFAIQHVTRALTAALREADLCSRIGGDEFMVLFNGADADQASQIVERVLHCVSIPDARAPWHSEHRLTVSAGVAQLRGDEKFSDLYLLADRALIRAKRKGRNLVAGSN, encoded by the coding sequence ATGACAGCCCACTCAGTTTCGCGGACGGGCAAGGAATGCACCGCTTTCGACGCCGCAGCGCCGGCCAGCCCCAAGGACCGCCTGGCAGACATCGAGACACTCATCACCAGGCATCGCCATGCGATCTGCGGGCTACTCTCCGCTGCGCTCGGCATCGTTTCCATCGCTGAGCCGGTCACTGTCCATATCCGGCAGAACGATGCATGGTTGACAGCGGCCATCAGCCTCGCTGTGGCGTGCTTCGCCAATGCCGCCCTCACCCTGGGCCGCAACGCACGGCTGGCAACGCACCTGCTGGTGGCGATGGTGGCGGGATTCGTGGTGCTGCAGGTGGACATGCGCACCGGCATGGCCTGGGCGTTTATCGTGCCGCCGCTGATTCTTTTCATGCACCCGCCCCGACGCGGCTTTGCCTATGTGGTCGGCGTCGCCGGCGTGCTTTTGATCGCGTGTTTCTCGTTACACGACGCGCGCGACCTGCAGCGCGCCGACAACATCGATTTCATCTGCAGTTTCGCAGTAGTGACCACGGTGTCCACGCTGTTCTCCCGTGATCTGCTGGCCACCACCGCGGCCGTCACCGCCATTGCCTTTCGCGACCCGCTGACCGGGCTGCTGCAGCGGGACATTTTCGAGTCCCTCGCGAAGGCGCAGATGAAGCGCGCTGCATTCGGCGAAGCCGCGCTGTGCGTCGCGATTATCGACATCGACAACATGAAGCGGATCAACGACGAATGGGGCCACGCAGCCGGTGATTTCGCGATTCAGCACGTGACACGTGCTCTCACCGCCGCCCTGCGCGAGGCAGACCTGTGCTCAAGGATCGGCGGCGACGAGTTCATGGTGCTGTTCAACGGCGCCGATGCCGACCAGGCGAGCCAGATCGTCGAGCGGGTGCTGCATTGCGTGAGCATCCCCGATGCCAGGGCCCCGTGGCATTCCGAGCATCGGCTGACCGTGTCGGCAGGCGTCGCCCAGCTTCGTGGCGATGAGAAATTCTCCGATCTCTACCTGCTGGCCGACCGCGCGCTCATCAGAGCCAAGCGCAAGGGCCGCAACCTCGTGGCCGGTTCGAACTGA